From one Brevibacterium sp. 'Marine' genomic stretch:
- a CDS encoding DNA-directed RNA polymerase subunit beta' translates to MPDVNFFDELRIGLATTENIRGWSHGEVKKPETINYRTLKPEKDGLFCEKIFGPTRDWECACGKYKRVRFKGIICERCGVEVTRAKVRRERMGHLELAAPVTHIWYFKGVPSRLGYLLDLAPKDLEKVIYFAAYMITSVDEDSRHRDLPSLQNKIDVEKQQIGTRRDADIDRRAKKLEEDLAALEAEGGTAQAKKKLRDTAEKEMDKLRKNADREVDRIEQVWDRFKNLKVNDLEGDESLYREMFHRFGLYFTGAMGAEAIQKRLIDFDLEGEAEKLRELIATGKGQRKTRALKRLKVVNAFLTTDNNPEGMVLDVVPVIPPELRPMVQLDGGRFATSDLNDLYRRVINRNNRLKRLLDLGAPEIIVNNEKRMLQEAVDSLFDNGRRGRPVTGPGNRPLKSLSDMLKGKQGRFRQNLLGKRVDYSGRSVIVVGPQLHLHQCGLPKTMALELFKPFVMKRLVDLNHAQNIKSAKRMVERQHPQVWDVLEEVITEHPVLLNRAPTLHRLGIQAFEPQLIEGKAIQLHPLVCSAFNADFDGDQMAVHLPLSPEAQAEARILMLSANNILKPSDGKPVTMPSQDMIIGLFHLTSERKGLPGEGRAFSGMGEAIMAFDRGELDLGSPITIRLEDVVPSADMELPEGWEAGDPLDVQTTLGRATFNEYLPADYAFVNSTIDKKALSRIVNHLAEEYPKVEVAHTLDNFKAGGFHWATRSGITIAMSDVVSPEAKTEIIDDAEVIDTKVQQQYELGALTDDERRNELVKLWTETTEKVDQIMRTNFPAENSVLRLVESGASGNWMQVRQLAGMRGLVTNPQGEIIPRPIVSNYREGLAVLEYFIASHGARKGLADTALRTADSGYLTRRLVDVSQDVIIRAAEAESNKGITLPIAERDHEGNLVPHEYAETSVYGRLTVSDVTDAEGNVLLPAKSDVTGAVVDMLVANGIEELKVHSVLTADSDAQISAEHYGRSMATGQLVDIGEAIGTVAAQSIGEPGTQLTMRTFHTGGAAASTGDITQGLPRVTELFEARTPKGFAPIAEATGRAKIDDSRKTRFVIITPDDGSEEIEHAVSKRARLMVEDGQHVKAGEQLIVGAVDPKQVLRIRGRREAERFLVEEVQKVYRSQGVGIHDKHIEVIVRQMLRRVTVIESGDTNLLPGELVDRGRYQAENRRVVAEGGQPASARDELMGITKASLATESWLSAASFQETTRVLTEAAMEGKSDTLMGLKENVILGKLIPAGTGLQTHRNLVVEPTEEAKAEMFTNSYGDFYAGIGADSGSAIPLEDYDYGAFS, encoded by the coding sequence GTGCCTGACGTCAATTTCTTTGATGAACTGCGCATCGGTCTTGCCACCACGGAGAACATCCGCGGCTGGTCACACGGTGAGGTGAAAAAGCCTGAGACCATCAACTACCGCACCCTGAAGCCGGAGAAGGACGGACTCTTCTGCGAGAAGATCTTCGGCCCCACCCGTGACTGGGAGTGCGCCTGCGGAAAGTACAAGAGAGTCCGCTTCAAGGGCATCATCTGCGAACGCTGCGGCGTCGAGGTGACCCGTGCCAAGGTGCGTCGTGAGCGGATGGGCCACCTCGAGCTCGCCGCTCCCGTGACCCACATCTGGTACTTCAAGGGTGTGCCCTCGCGTCTGGGCTACCTGCTGGACCTGGCTCCGAAGGACCTCGAGAAGGTCATCTACTTCGCGGCCTACATGATCACCTCGGTCGACGAGGATTCCCGTCACCGCGATCTGCCCAGCCTGCAGAACAAGATCGACGTCGAGAAGCAGCAGATCGGCACCCGCCGTGACGCCGACATCGACCGTCGTGCCAAGAAGCTCGAAGAGGATCTCGCCGCGCTCGAGGCCGAAGGCGGAACCGCCCAGGCCAAGAAGAAGCTGCGCGACACCGCCGAGAAGGAAATGGACAAACTGCGCAAGAACGCCGACCGCGAGGTCGACCGTATCGAGCAGGTGTGGGATCGGTTCAAGAACCTCAAGGTCAACGACCTCGAAGGCGACGAGAGCCTGTACCGCGAAATGTTCCACCGCTTCGGCCTCTACTTCACCGGTGCCATGGGCGCCGAGGCGATCCAGAAGCGCCTCATCGACTTCGATCTCGAAGGCGAAGCCGAGAAGCTGCGCGAGCTCATCGCCACCGGCAAGGGACAGCGCAAGACCCGTGCACTCAAGCGGCTCAAGGTCGTCAACGCGTTCCTGACCACCGACAACAACCCCGAGGGCATGGTCCTCGACGTCGTCCCGGTGATCCCGCCGGAGCTGCGCCCGATGGTCCAGCTCGACGGTGGACGCTTCGCGACCTCGGACCTCAACGACCTCTACCGTCGCGTCATCAACCGCAACAACCGCCTCAAGCGTCTGCTCGACCTCGGTGCTCCCGAGATCATCGTCAACAACGAGAAGCGGATGCTGCAGGAGGCCGTGGACTCGCTGTTCGACAACGGACGTCGCGGACGCCCGGTGACCGGACCGGGCAACCGCCCTCTCAAGTCGCTGTCGGACATGCTCAAGGGCAAGCAGGGACGTTTCCGTCAGAACCTGCTCGGTAAGCGTGTGGACTACTCGGGCCGTTCGGTCATCGTCGTCGGTCCGCAGCTGCACCTGCACCAGTGCGGTCTGCCCAAGACCATGGCGCTGGAGCTGTTCAAGCCCTTCGTGATGAAGCGTCTGGTCGATCTCAACCACGCTCAGAACATCAAGTCGGCCAAGCGCATGGTCGAGCGTCAGCATCCGCAGGTGTGGGACGTCCTCGAAGAGGTCATCACCGAACACCCGGTGCTGCTCAACCGTGCACCGACCCTGCACCGCCTGGGCATCCAGGCGTTCGAGCCGCAGCTCATCGAGGGTAAGGCCATCCAGCTGCACCCGCTCGTCTGCTCGGCGTTCAACGCTGACTTCGACGGTGACCAGATGGCTGTGCACCTGCCGCTGAGCCCCGAGGCGCAGGCCGAGGCCCGCATCCTCATGCTCTCGGCCAACAACATCCTCAAGCCCTCGGACGGCAAGCCCGTGACCATGCCTTCGCAGGATATGATCATCGGTCTGTTCCACCTCACCTCCGAGCGCAAGGGACTGCCCGGCGAAGGACGCGCGTTCTCCGGAATGGGCGAAGCCATCATGGCCTTCGACCGCGGAGAGCTCGACCTGGGCTCGCCGATCACCATCCGCCTGGAAGACGTCGTTCCCAGCGCGGACATGGAGCTTCCCGAGGGCTGGGAGGCCGGAGACCCGCTGGACGTGCAGACCACTCTCGGTCGTGCGACGTTCAACGAGTACCTGCCTGCCGACTACGCCTTCGTGAACTCGACGATCGACAAGAAGGCCCTGAGCCGGATCGTCAACCACCTGGCCGAGGAATACCCGAAGGTCGAGGTCGCACACACGCTGGACAACTTCAAGGCCGGCGGCTTCCACTGGGCTACCCGCTCGGGCATCACCATCGCAATGTCAGACGTCGTCTCACCCGAGGCGAAGACCGAGATCATCGACGATGCCGAAGTCATCGATACGAAGGTTCAGCAGCAGTACGAACTCGGTGCACTGACCGACGACGAGCGTCGCAACGAGCTCGTCAAGCTGTGGACGGAGACGACCGAGAAGGTCGACCAGATCATGCGCACGAACTTCCCCGCGGAGAACTCGGTGCTGCGCCTGGTCGAGTCCGGCGCATCCGGCAACTGGATGCAGGTTCGTCAGCTGGCCGGTATGCGTGGTCTGGTGACGAACCCGCAGGGTGAGATCATCCCGCGTCCGATCGTGTCGAACTACCGTGAGGGACTCGCCGTGCTCGAGTACTTCATCGCCTCGCACGGTGCGCGTAAGGGCCTGGCCGACACCGCTCTGCGTACCGCTGACTCCGGTTACCTCACCCGTCGTCTCGTCGACGTGTCCCAGGATGTCATCATCCGTGCCGCAGAGGCCGAGTCGAACAAGGGCATCACCCTGCCGATCGCCGAACGCGACCACGAGGGCAACCTGGTTCCGCACGAGTACGCCGAGACCAGCGTCTACGGGCGTCTCACCGTCTCCGATGTCACTGACGCCGAGGGCAATGTGCTCCTGCCGGCGAAGTCCGATGTCACCGGCGCTGTGGTGGATATGCTCGTGGCCAACGGCATCGAGGAGCTCAAGGTCCACTCCGTGCTGACTGCCGATTCCGATGCGCAGATCTCCGCCGAGCACTACGGTCGCTCGATGGCGACCGGTCAGCTCGTCGACATCGGCGAGGCCATCGGCACCGTCGCTGCCCAGTCGATCGGTGAGCCCGGTACCCAGCTGACGATGCGTACGTTCCACACCGGTGGTGCCGCCGCTTCGACCGGTGATATCACGCAGGGCCTGCCGCGTGTGACCGAGCTCTTCGAAGCTCGCACACCGAAGGGCTTCGCTCCCATCGCCGAGGCGACCGGACGGGCGAAGATCGACGACAGCCGCAAGACCCGCTTCGTCATCATCACCCCCGATGACGGCAGCGAGGAGATCGAGCACGCAGTGTCCAAGCGTGCCCGTCTCATGGTCGAGGACGGCCAGCACGTCAAGGCCGGAGAGCAGCTCATCGTCGGTGCCGTCGATCCGAAGCAGGTGCTGCGCATCCGCGGTCGCCGTGAGGCCGAGCGCTTCCTCGTCGAGGAGGTTCAGAAGGTCTACCGTTCGCAGGGTGTGGGCATCCACGACAAGCACATCGAGGTCATCGTGCGGCAGATGCTGCGTCGCGTGACCGTGATCGAGTCGGGCGACACGAACCTGCTGCCCGGTGAGCTGGTCGACCGCGGCCGCTACCAGGCGGAGAACCGTCGTGTGGTCGCCGAAGGCGGCCAGCCTGCCTCGGCTCGTGACGAACTGATGGGCATCACGAAGGCTTCGCTGGCCACCGAGTCGTGGCTGTCGGCCGCATCCTTCCAGGAGACCACCCGCGTCCTCACCGAGGCGGCCATGGAAGGCAAGTCCGATACGCTCATGGGGCTGAAGGAGAACGTCATCCTCGGTAAGCTCATCCCTGCCGGCACCGGCCTGCAGACCCACCGCAACCTCGTGGTGGAGCCGACCGAAGAGGCCAAGGCCGAGATGTTCACCAACAGCTACGGCGACTTCTACGCGGGCATCGGCGCCGATTCCGGCTCCGCCATCCCGCTGGAGGACTACGACTACGGTGCGTTCAGCTGA
- a CDS encoding MBL fold metallo-hydrolase, whose translation MTRVRVLSFDPAAVNCGVIIGTDRTLLVDAGPGPAAAEHLLERAGRLGEEIGGDRPRAIELAITHDHWDHFFGAAAAVSAGVTAVYASSSFASDQEATAWIALDGVAGGDFPEDYRSSLPDNPGDLVVDVSPVDPSPGDVRHLDLGDCPVEFHVLGGHSTADLVIRLPELGIVFAGDLVEEAAAPQAGADAALSEWAESLHTLLSFPEATTFVPGHGVPVDRDFLARQLADVEGLMVDQGDAEVALPARSMPGDHDRTIPREHRLV comes from the coding sequence ATGACACGAGTGAGAGTTCTCAGCTTCGATCCTGCCGCGGTCAACTGCGGAGTCATCATCGGCACCGATCGCACCCTGCTCGTCGATGCCGGGCCCGGCCCCGCGGCTGCCGAGCACCTGCTGGAGCGGGCGGGCCGCCTCGGCGAGGAGATCGGCGGTGACCGTCCGCGCGCGATCGAACTCGCGATCACCCACGACCATTGGGATCACTTCTTCGGCGCCGCCGCCGCCGTATCCGCCGGGGTCACCGCCGTATACGCGTCATCATCGTTCGCTTCGGATCAGGAAGCCACGGCCTGGATCGCCCTCGACGGAGTTGCGGGCGGCGACTTCCCGGAGGACTATCGGTCAAGCCTCCCCGACAATCCCGGCGACCTCGTCGTCGACGTCTCCCCTGTCGATCCGTCCCCCGGGGACGTGCGACACCTCGACCTCGGCGACTGCCCGGTCGAATTCCATGTCCTCGGCGGTCATTCGACGGCCGATCTGGTGATCCGGCTGCCCGAACTCGGAATCGTCTTCGCCGGCGACCTCGTCGAAGAGGCGGCCGCCCCTCAGGCCGGTGCCGATGCCGCCTTGAGCGAGTGGGCCGAGAGCCTGCACACCCTGCTGTCGTTTCCCGAGGCGACAACGTTCGTTCCCGGTCACGGGGTCCCGGTCGATCGTGATTTCCTCGCCCGTCAGCTCGCCGATGTCGAGGGGCTGATGGTCGATCAGGGAGACGCCGAGGTGGCTCTGCCCGCCCGTTCCATGCCGGGCGACCATGATCGGACGATTCCCCGGGAGCATCGCCTGGTCTGA
- the rpoB gene encoding DNA-directed RNA polymerase subunit beta yields the protein MAAANDNTRTANPPKRISFAKIREPLEVPDLLGLQTDSFDWLIGSEAWQDRVAEAIEIGDDSVATTSGLEDIFEEISPIEDFGGSMSLSFREHRFEAPKYSIDECKERDMTYSAPLYVTAEFMNNNTGEIKSQTVFMGDFPLMTDKGTFIVNGTERVVVSQLVRSPGAYFESSVDKTTDKDIFSAKIIPSRGAWLEFEVDKRDQVGVRLDRKRKQSVTVLLKALGWSEAKILEEFGEFESIRETMAKDTVTTQDEALLDIYKKLRPAEPATAEAARNLLNNLYFNPKRYDLAKVGRYKVNRKLGVEAPLSDSVLSTDDIVATIRYLVSLHAGVDTAKGTRDGEEVEISVKLDDIDHFGNRRIRAVGELIENQIRTGLSRMERVVRERMTTQDVEAITPQTLINIRPVVAAIKEFFGTSQLSQFMDQNNPLAGLTHKRRLSALGPGGLSRDRAAMEVRDVHPSHYGRMCPIETPEGPNIGLIGSLASYARINPFGFIETPYRKVVDGVVTDETQYLTADDELEFNIAQANAPLTDDQRFAEVEVLARPKGGGGEAELVQHDQIDFMDVSARQMVSVASALIPFLEHDDANRALMGANMQRQAVPLVMAESPVVGTGMEYRAAVDAGDVITAEKSGVITEVSADYVTVLADDGTQLTYKAAKFKRSNHGTSYNQRILVDEGDRVEAGTVLADGPSTENGEMALGKNLLVAFMSWEGYNYEDAIILSQRLVQDDVLSSIHIEEHEVDARDTKLGAEEITRDIPNISPDALADLDDRGIIRIGAEVTDGDILVGKVTPKGETELTPEERLLRAIFGEKSREVRDTSLRVPHGEIGTVIGVRVFDREDDDELSPGVNQMVRVYVAQRRKITIGDKMAGRHGNKGVISTILPVEDMPFLADGTPVDVILNPHGVPRRMNIGQVFEIHLGWISKQGWKIEGNPEWAAELPDAAREAEAGTNLATPVFDGAHEQELRGLLDSTTPNRDGDRLIDSSGKAQLFDGRSGEPFPYPISVGYMYMLKLHHLVDDKIHARSTGPYSMITQQPLGGKAQFGGQRFGEMEVWALEAYGAAYTLQELLTIKSDDIPGRVKVYEAIVKGENLPDPGIPESFKVLIKEMQSLCLNVEVLSSDGGHVEMGESEDEVYRAAEELGIDLSRREAQTVEEV from the coding sequence TTGGCCGCCGCCAACGACAACACCAGGACCGCTAATCCCCCCAAGAGAATTTCCTTCGCGAAGATTCGCGAGCCCCTCGAGGTTCCCGATCTGCTCGGTCTGCAGACGGACAGCTTCGACTGGCTGATCGGATCGGAGGCGTGGCAGGACCGCGTCGCCGAGGCCATCGAGATCGGAGACGACTCCGTCGCCACCACCTCGGGTCTCGAAGACATCTTCGAAGAGATCTCGCCGATCGAAGACTTCGGCGGATCCATGTCGCTGTCGTTCCGTGAGCACCGGTTCGAAGCTCCCAAGTACTCGATCGATGAGTGCAAGGAACGCGATATGACCTACTCGGCGCCGCTGTACGTCACCGCCGAGTTCATGAACAACAACACGGGCGAGATCAAAAGCCAGACCGTGTTCATGGGTGACTTCCCCCTCATGACCGACAAGGGCACGTTCATCGTCAACGGCACCGAGCGCGTCGTCGTCTCCCAGCTCGTGCGTTCGCCCGGCGCCTACTTCGAATCCAGCGTCGACAAGACCACGGACAAGGACATCTTCTCCGCGAAGATCATCCCGTCCCGCGGTGCCTGGCTGGAATTCGAGGTCGACAAGCGCGACCAGGTCGGCGTGCGCCTCGACCGCAAGCGCAAGCAGTCCGTGACAGTGCTGCTCAAGGCTCTCGGCTGGTCCGAAGCGAAGATCCTCGAGGAGTTCGGCGAGTTCGAATCGATCCGCGAGACGATGGCCAAGGACACCGTCACCACGCAGGACGAAGCGCTGCTCGACATCTACAAGAAGCTGCGCCCGGCAGAGCCCGCGACCGCTGAGGCCGCCCGCAACCTGCTCAACAACCTGTACTTCAACCCGAAGCGCTACGACCTGGCCAAGGTCGGTCGCTACAAGGTCAACCGCAAGCTCGGCGTCGAAGCCCCGCTGTCGGACTCGGTGCTCTCCACCGACGACATCGTCGCTACTATCCGCTACCTCGTGTCGCTGCACGCAGGAGTGGACACGGCGAAGGGCACCCGCGACGGCGAAGAGGTCGAGATCAGCGTCAAGCTCGATGACATCGATCACTTCGGCAACCGCCGCATCCGCGCCGTCGGTGAGCTCATCGAGAACCAGATCCGCACCGGCCTGTCCCGGATGGAGCGCGTCGTGCGTGAGCGCATGACGACTCAGGACGTCGAGGCGATCACCCCGCAGACCCTGATCAACATCCGCCCCGTGGTGGCTGCGATCAAGGAGTTCTTCGGCACCTCGCAGCTCTCGCAGTTCATGGATCAGAACAACCCGCTCGCGGGTCTGACCCACAAACGCCGTCTCTCCGCACTGGGACCGGGCGGCCTCTCACGCGACCGTGCCGCCATGGAAGTCCGTGACGTGCACCCCTCGCACTACGGCCGCATGTGCCCGATCGAGACCCCCGAGGGTCCGAACATCGGTCTGATCGGTTCGCTGGCGTCCTACGCCCGCATCAACCCCTTCGGCTTCATCGAGACGCCTTACCGCAAGGTCGTCGACGGAGTCGTGACCGATGAGACGCAGTACCTGACCGCCGATGACGAACTCGAGTTCAACATCGCCCAGGCCAACGCACCGCTGACCGACGACCAGCGCTTCGCCGAGGTCGAGGTCCTGGCCCGTCCGAAGGGCGGCGGCGGTGAGGCCGAGCTGGTCCAGCACGACCAGATCGACTTCATGGACGTCTCCGCACGTCAGATGGTGTCTGTGGCGTCGGCTCTGATTCCGTTCCTCGAGCACGACGACGCCAACCGCGCCCTCATGGGAGCGAACATGCAGCGTCAGGCCGTGCCGCTGGTGATGGCCGAATCCCCGGTCGTGGGCACCGGCATGGAATACCGTGCCGCCGTCGACGCCGGCGATGTCATCACCGCCGAGAAGTCCGGTGTCATCACCGAGGTCTCGGCCGACTACGTCACTGTGCTCGCCGATGACGGAACCCAGCTGACCTACAAGGCTGCGAAGTTCAAGCGGTCGAACCACGGCACCTCGTACAACCAGCGCATCCTCGTCGACGAAGGCGACCGCGTCGAAGCCGGAACCGTCCTCGCCGACGGACCGTCCACCGAGAACGGTGAGATGGCGCTGGGCAAGAACCTCCTCGTGGCGTTCATGTCCTGGGAAGGCTACAACTACGAGGATGCGATCATCCTCTCGCAACGTCTCGTCCAGGACGATGTGCTCTCTTCGATCCACATCGAGGAGCACGAGGTCGATGCGCGCGACACCAAGCTCGGTGCCGAAGAGATCACTCGGGACATCCCGAACATCTCGCCCGACGCTCTGGCCGATCTCGACGATCGCGGAATCATCCGCATCGGCGCCGAGGTCACCGACGGTGACATCCTCGTCGGCAAGGTCACCCCGAAGGGTGAGACCGAGCTGACCCCGGAAGAGCGCCTGCTGCGCGCGATCTTCGGTGAGAAGTCGCGAGAGGTCCGCGACACCTCGCTGCGCGTTCCCCACGGCGAGATCGGCACCGTCATCGGTGTGCGCGTCTTCGACCGTGAGGACGACGACGAGCTCTCGCCCGGCGTCAACCAGATGGTCCGCGTCTACGTGGCCCAGCGCCGCAAGATCACCATCGGCGACAAGATGGCCGGCCGTCACGGAAACAAGGGCGTCATCTCGACGATCCTGCCGGTCGAGGACATGCCGTTCCTCGCCGACGGCACCCCCGTCGACGTCATCCTCAACCCGCACGGTGTTCCCCGTCGTATGAACATCGGACAGGTCTTCGAAATCCACCTCGGATGGATCTCGAAGCAGGGCTGGAAGATCGAGGGCAACCCCGAGTGGGCCGCCGAGCTGCCCGACGCCGCTCGCGAAGCCGAGGCCGGCACCAACCTGGCCACCCCGGTCTTCGACGGTGCGCACGAGCAGGAGCTGCGCGGACTGCTGGATTCGACGACCCCGAACCGCGATGGGGACCGCCTCATCGACTCCTCGGGCAAGGCCCAGCTGTTCGACGGCCGCTCCGGTGAGCCGTTCCCGTACCCGATCTCGGTCGGCTACATGTACATGCTCAAGCTCCACCACCTCGTCGACGACAAGATCCACGCGCGTTCGACCGGACCGTACTCGATGATCACCCAGCAGCCGCTCGGTGGTAAGGCGCAGTTCGGTGGTCAGCGCTTCGGTGAGATGGAAGTCTGGGCCCTCGAGGCCTACGGCGCCGCCTACACCCTGCAGGAGCTTCTGACGATCAAGTCCGATGACATCCCGGGCCGTGTGAAGGTCTACGAAGCCATCGTCAAGGGTGAGAACCTGCCTGACCCGGGAATCCCGGAGTCGTTCAAGGTCCTCATCAAGGAGATGCAGTCCCTGTGCCTCAACGTCGAAGTCCTGTCTTCCGACGGAGGCCATGTCGAGATGGGCGAGTCGGAGGACGAGGTCTACCGCGCAGCCGAAGAGCTCGGCATCGACCTCTCCCGCCGCGAAGCACAGACCGTAGAAGAAGTCTGA
- a CDS encoding ATP-dependent 6-phosphofructokinase — protein sequence MKIGVLTSGGDCPGLNAVIRGIVRKGIRAYDAEFVGIRDGWRGLLDDDMFDMTMLDVRGLSGRGGTILGTSRTHPYEDGGPERMREVMAAHGIDSLIAIGGEGTLAGASRLVHEEGLHIVGVPKTIDNDLGNTDYTFGFDTAQSIATEAIDRLRTTAESHHRCMVIEVMGRNVGWIALHAGMAAGAHAILMPEFPVSFEQISDWVRSARDRGRAPIVVVAEGFIPEGFDSQVADHGVDNKGRVRLGGIANYLAPKIEEITGIESRATILGHLQRGGSPTAYDRVLSTRLGMAAADLAQHGHWGKMASLKGTDIVSVEMSSAVDSLKSVPLHRWEEAQVLFG from the coding sequence ATGAAGATCGGTGTACTCACCTCGGGAGGCGACTGCCCGGGCCTCAACGCTGTCATCCGCGGCATCGTCCGCAAAGGCATCCGCGCCTATGACGCGGAGTTCGTCGGCATCCGCGACGGCTGGCGGGGTCTGCTCGACGACGACATGTTCGATATGACCATGCTCGACGTGCGCGGACTGTCCGGACGCGGCGGAACCATCCTCGGCACCTCCCGCACCCACCCCTATGAGGACGGCGGACCCGAGCGGATGCGGGAGGTCATGGCCGCCCACGGCATCGATTCGCTCATCGCCATCGGCGGCGAAGGCACCCTGGCCGGCGCCTCACGTCTGGTCCATGAAGAGGGCCTGCACATCGTCGGCGTGCCCAAGACCATCGACAACGACCTCGGCAACACGGACTACACTTTCGGCTTCGACACCGCCCAGTCCATCGCCACCGAGGCCATCGACCGACTCCGCACCACCGCAGAGTCCCACCACCGCTGCATGGTCATCGAGGTCATGGGACGCAATGTCGGATGGATCGCCCTGCACGCCGGCATGGCGGCAGGCGCACACGCGATCCTCATGCCCGAGTTCCCCGTCTCCTTCGAACAGATCTCGGACTGGGTGCGCTCGGCCAGGGACCGCGGGCGCGCACCCATCGTCGTCGTCGCCGAAGGGTTCATCCCCGAAGGATTCGACTCACAGGTCGCCGACCACGGCGTCGACAACAAGGGACGGGTCCGCCTCGGCGGGATCGCGAACTACCTGGCCCCGAAGATCGAGGAGATCACCGGCATCGAATCTCGGGCGACGATCCTCGGACACCTGCAGCGAGGCGGCTCCCCCACCGCGTACGACCGGGTCCTGTCGACCCGGTTGGGCATGGCTGCGGCCGACCTCGCCCAGCACGGGCACTGGGGCAAGATGGCCAGCCTCAAGGGCACGGACATCGTCTCGGTGGAGATGTCATCGGCCGTCGACAGCCTCAAGTCCGTGCCGCTGCATCGCTGGGAAGAGGCACAGGTTCTCTTCGGCTGA
- a CDS encoding GNAT family N-acetyltransferase, translating to MEITRIRSGHVDPAAIEALMPELLDFDTVINRASGLGEDFDPIPDEVRHALTSTSEYRTTLTWIGRIDGVIVAKGVAELRLTSNTDTAEVWCGVHPDHRRRGLGAALLTVMEAELRAEGRTALSSFCEIPESVRAANLRGARLAAETGAGTLPAALPEVSFLSSRGYGLAQIERCSVAPTATAAELDLGAHVDDYVIETWRGPVPEHRLEHIALCKRRLSTDVPGAAKFGGEESWDGERVRALDAEKTAKGESMATALALLDGEPAGYTQVGSSADRPTVGWQGGTLVLSEHRGHRLGARLKVANHRSLAQHSAVERVYTWNAVENSWMLAINDQAGFGTWAWVGLWTKNLP from the coding sequence ATGGAGATCACCCGGATCAGGTCGGGACACGTCGATCCCGCGGCGATCGAGGCACTGATGCCCGAGCTGCTGGACTTCGACACCGTCATCAACCGTGCCTCCGGGCTGGGGGAGGACTTCGACCCGATTCCCGACGAGGTGCGGCACGCGTTGACCAGCACGAGCGAATATCGGACCACTCTCACCTGGATCGGGCGCATCGATGGGGTGATCGTGGCCAAAGGCGTGGCCGAACTTCGCCTGACCAGCAATACCGACACTGCGGAGGTCTGGTGCGGAGTGCATCCGGACCATCGCCGTCGTGGACTGGGTGCCGCGCTGCTGACGGTGATGGAGGCCGAGCTGCGAGCAGAGGGCCGGACAGCGCTGTCGAGCTTCTGCGAGATTCCGGAATCCGTCAGGGCTGCGAATCTGCGCGGTGCCCGTCTGGCCGCCGAAACCGGTGCCGGGACGCTGCCGGCCGCTCTGCCGGAGGTGTCTTTTCTCAGCAGCCGCGGGTACGGGCTCGCACAGATCGAACGGTGCTCGGTCGCGCCGACTGCAACCGCGGCCGAACTCGACCTCGGTGCCCACGTCGACGACTACGTCATCGAGACCTGGCGAGGGCCGGTCCCGGAGCATCGACTGGAGCACATCGCTCTGTGCAAACGCCGGCTGAGCACCGACGTGCCGGGAGCTGCGAAATTCGGGGGAGAGGAGAGCTGGGACGGTGAGCGCGTGAGGGCCCTCGATGCAGAGAAGACGGCCAAGGGAGAATCCATGGCCACGGCACTCGCCCTCCTCGACGGGGAACCGGCGGGGTACACACAGGTCGGGTCCTCAGCCGACAGACCGACCGTGGGCTGGCAAGGAGGAACCCTGGTGCTCAGCGAGCACCGTGGGCACCGCCTCGGTGCCCGGCTCAAGGTCGCCAATCACCGCAGCCTCGCGCAGCATTCGGCGGTCGAGCGCGTGTACACCTGGAACGCCGTGGAGAACTCGTGGATGCTGGCGATCAACGATCAGGCGGGATTCGGCACCTGGGCATGGGTGGGACTGTGGACGAAGAATCTGCCCTGA
- the rplL gene encoding 50S ribosomal protein L7/L12 yields MAKLTTDELLEAFKELTLIELSEFVKKFEEEFDVEAAAPAAVAAAPAAGGADAAPAEEQTEFDVILESAGEKKVPVIKEVRGLTSLGLKEAKDLVDGAPKAVLEGASKEDAEKAKETLEAAGATVTLK; encoded by the coding sequence ATGGCTAAGCTCACCACCGACGAGCTCCTCGAGGCTTTCAAGGAGCTCACCCTCATCGAACTGTCCGAGTTCGTCAAGAAGTTCGAAGAAGAGTTCGACGTCGAGGCTGCCGCTCCGGCCGCCGTTGCCGCTGCCCCTGCAGCCGGTGGCGCAGACGCCGCTCCCGCTGAAGAGCAGACCGAATTCGACGTCATCCTCGAATCGGCCGGCGAGAAGAAGGTTCCCGTCATCAAGGAAGTCCGTGGACTCACCTCCCTCGGACTCAAGGAAGCCAAGGACCTCGTCGACGGAGCTCCCAAGGCCGTCCTCGAAGGCGCTTCGAAGGAAGACGCCGAGAAGGCCAAGGAAACCCTCGAGGCTGCCGGCGCCACCGTCACCCTCAAGTGA